In Streptomyces canus, one DNA window encodes the following:
- a CDS encoding lytic polysaccharide monooxygenase auxiliary activity family 9 protein: MRKKTKWYAAVVGLATAGAVVLSSGGASSHGYTDLPISRQKLCQNGTVTNCGDIQWEPQSVEGPKGFPAGGPADGQICNGGVSRFSQLSAPRTPSGGAWPATKVTGGQSYTFRWQFTAMHATTDFKYYVTRAGWNQNHNLARSDLNLTPFLTVPYNGQRPPSTLSHSGTLPSGLSGRHVIVAVWTIADTTNAFYACSDVTF, translated from the coding sequence ATGCGCAAAAAGACCAAGTGGTACGCCGCCGTGGTGGGCCTCGCCACCGCCGGAGCCGTCGTGCTCTCCTCCGGCGGCGCCAGCAGCCACGGCTACACCGACCTCCCCATCAGCAGGCAGAAGCTCTGCCAGAACGGCACCGTGACGAACTGCGGCGACATCCAGTGGGAGCCACAGAGCGTCGAGGGCCCCAAGGGCTTCCCGGCCGGCGGTCCGGCCGACGGCCAGATATGCAACGGCGGCGTCAGCCGCTTCAGCCAGCTCAGCGCGCCGAGAACACCGTCGGGCGGCGCCTGGCCTGCGACCAAGGTGACGGGCGGCCAGAGCTACACCTTCCGCTGGCAGTTCACCGCCATGCACGCCACGACCGACTTCAAGTATTACGTCACCAGGGCGGGCTGGAACCAGAACCACAACCTGGCCCGCTCCGACCTCAACCTCACCCCGTTCCTGACCGTCCCCTACAACGGCCAGCGCCCCCCTTCGACCCTCTCGCACAGCGGCACCCTGCCGTCCGGGCTCAGCGGACGGCATGTGATCGTCGCGGTGTGGACGATCGCCGACACGACGAACGCGTTCTACGCCTGCTCGGACGTCACGTTCTGA
- a CDS encoding long-chain-fatty-acid--CoA ligase, whose product MDSRRRTVAELVAGRWGDHRPGLWFEGRVLTHHEVAAGAAARAALLTDLLPGAGAHIGVLLDNTPEYPLWLSAAALARAAVAGVNPTRRGPELARDILHTECRVLITEASHLSLLRDLDLPGVRLLVTGTEEYDTLLAPYADAEPDASRAAPDDRLLLYFTSGSTGAPKAALCSQGRLAAAGRSLADQFRLGPDGVHYLCMPMFHGNAVIADWAPALASGAGVALRRRFSASGFLADVRAYGATYFTYVGRAIQYVLATEPREDDRDNPLRLGFGTEAGAVDAAAFERRFGVRLVEGYGSSEGGAAIQWAPGTPVGAVGRAGPGLVVLDQETGQECPPARFDTAGRLLNGDEAIGELVNRAPNPFEGYWRNAEAEAERRRGGWYWTGDLFYRDADGYLYFAGRTDDRLRVDSENLAAAMIENILARYEGAVAVAVYAVPDPVTGDQVMATVAGTFDPEAFVDFLEAQPDLGTKMAPRFVRVVERMPVTATNKIHRARLRKEGVRCADPVWWRPPGRRTYRRLENAEGPLAPTRGPSPVRRQGLEPRTR is encoded by the coding sequence ATGGACTCCAGGAGGCGTACGGTCGCCGAGCTCGTCGCCGGGCGGTGGGGCGACCATCGGCCCGGGCTGTGGTTCGAGGGGCGGGTGCTCACCCATCACGAGGTCGCCGCCGGCGCCGCCGCCCGGGCGGCGCTGCTCACCGACCTGTTACCGGGTGCCGGGGCCCACATCGGTGTGCTGCTCGACAACACCCCCGAGTACCCGCTGTGGCTGAGCGCCGCCGCGCTCGCCCGGGCCGCCGTCGCCGGGGTCAACCCCACCCGCCGGGGCCCCGAACTGGCCCGCGACATCCTGCACACCGAGTGCCGCGTGCTGATCACCGAGGCGTCCCACCTGTCGTTGCTGCGGGACCTCGACCTCCCCGGCGTCCGTCTGCTGGTGACCGGCACCGAGGAGTACGACACCCTGCTCGCGCCCTACGCCGACGCCGAGCCCGACGCCTCCCGCGCCGCGCCCGACGACCGGCTGCTCCTCTACTTCACCTCCGGCTCGACCGGCGCCCCCAAGGCCGCGCTCTGCTCCCAGGGCCGCCTGGCCGCGGCGGGGAGGTCGCTGGCCGACCAGTTCCGGCTCGGTCCCGACGGCGTGCACTACCTCTGCATGCCGATGTTCCACGGCAACGCGGTGATCGCCGACTGGGCGCCCGCGCTGGCGAGCGGGGCGGGGGTGGCGTTGAGGCGGCGGTTCTCGGCGTCGGGGTTCCTGGCGGACGTACGCGCGTACGGGGCCACGTACTTCACCTATGTCGGCCGGGCGATCCAGTACGTCCTGGCCACCGAGCCGCGCGAGGACGACCGGGACAACCCGCTGCGGCTCGGCTTCGGCACCGAGGCCGGGGCGGTGGACGCGGCGGCTTTCGAGCGGCGGTTCGGGGTGCGGCTGGTCGAGGGGTACGGGTCGTCCGAGGGCGGCGCGGCGATCCAGTGGGCGCCCGGCACGCCGGTGGGCGCGGTCGGTCGGGCGGGACCCGGGCTCGTCGTCCTCGATCAGGAGACGGGGCAGGAGTGTCCCCCCGCACGATTCGACACGGCCGGGCGGCTGTTGAACGGGGACGAGGCGATAGGCGAGCTGGTGAACCGGGCGCCGAACCCCTTCGAGGGGTACTGGCGGAACGCGGAGGCGGAGGCCGAGCGGCGCCGGGGCGGCTGGTACTGGACCGGGGACCTCTTCTACCGGGACGCCGACGGCTATCTCTACTTCGCGGGCCGTACCGACGACCGGTTGCGCGTCGACAGCGAGAACCTGGCCGCGGCGATGATCGAGAACATCCTCGCGCGCTACGAGGGGGCGGTGGCCGTCGCCGTGTACGCGGTGCCGGATCCGGTGACCGGGGACCAGGTGATGGCGACCGTCGCGGGGACCTTCGATCCGGAGGCCTTCGTGGACTTCCTGGAAGCCCAGCCCGATCTCGGGACGAAGATGGCGCCCCGGTTCGTGCGGGTGGTGGAGCGGATGCCGGTGACCGCCACGAACAAGATCCACCGGGCGCGGCTCAGGAAAGAGGGCGTGCGGTGCGCGGACCCGGTGTGGTGGCGGCCACCGGGGAGGCGGACGTACCGGAGACTGGAAAACGCCGAAGGGCCCCTCGCTCCCACGAGAGGCCCTTCACCGGTGCGCCGCCAGGGACTCGAACCCCGGACCCGCTGA